The Arachis ipaensis cultivar K30076 chromosome B10, Araip1.1, whole genome shotgun sequence DNA window TGTCTACGCGTGGGTGCATGTGTTTATATAATaacattctttttatttttatcataaaaaagcAGATAATGCTacatatttttccttaatttttaaCTCCAAAATAATTGACAGTGCTTGCAATATATTTATAGAAAAAGTTTAGGGCCAGTAAGTTTTGTATTTTATGTCCAACATTTAATCAttaaaataaaagtgagtgatctcccaccattagatgtaatctcacatcattaaaaatactattaataatcaattgataattacaaaataccaaaattaCTGATCTAGCATTTctcatatttatatatattaaacaTCACTGGCTACAACGTTTAGTCAAAAAGATTTGTGACCATTTTCAaaccaaaatcaaatttttgtctCCCAAGTGACAAGTCCATAGAGTCTGATTTGACTGTGTTAGAGAGAGATAGATAGATATCTCTTCTAATTCTCATGCTTCAAACTAAGCATTATTTTCATGAGATGGAAACCATTGGAACGAAATCAGTAACCAAAGGTAGAAGCAATAATAAACTGTCCAAGACAATCCAGAAGGTCACTAGTCTCAATTTTGCTTCAAACAATGCCCTTTTCTTCCTCACTACTCATGAAACCAAAGCACATCATCATCAAGCTAAGAACAAAAATGAATTGAAGAAAAGGTTCTTGAAGAAACAACTTAACATTTCATCACCACAAGTGACTCTCATGCTTGCAGAGGTTCAAGAACAACAAAGCCTAATGAAGACCTTTGGAATCACCATCCAAAAGCTCCAATCTTTGGTTGATACCAAAGATTCTGAAATCTCATCACTGAAGAAACAGCTTCATGAGTGCACTGCATTCAACAAATCGCTTGAGAAGAAGCTACACTCAAGTGGTTCATTATCAAAGTTCGAGAGTCTTCATCTTTCAGCACTTAACACAACACACTTCATCCATTTTCTTCAACATACTCTAAGCTCAATGAAGAGCTTCACCAAGTTGATGATCAAAGAAATGGAATCATCAAATTGGGATTTAGAACTAGCAGCCAAATGTATCCAACCAGATGCGGTTTTTATCAAACAAAGGCATCAATGCTATGCATTTGAATCCTTTGTAAACATGACAATGTTTGAAGGCTTCAACTACCAAAACTTCAATGTTCCAAGTGAACCACTTCAGAAACACCATAACAGAAACCTTTACTTGGAAAACTTCAAGAGGCACAAATCTCTGAACACAAAACATTACTTATCAGCACACGATCCAAACTCATCGTTTGCCAGATTCTTGAAATCCAAGTACCTTCAAGTGGTTCATGAAAAAATGGAGTGTTCCTTCTTTGGAAACCTTAACCATAGGAAGCTACTCAAACTCAACAATGGTGGTGTCCCAGATTCAGCTTTCTTCGTTGCTTTTGCGGAGATGGCAAAGCGTGTGTGGTGTTTGCACTGTTTGGCACTTTCTTTAGATGAAGATGTCAGAATTTTTCAGGTGAAGAAGAACACTAGATTCTCTGAGGCCTACATGGAATGTGAAGCAGAACAAGTAGTTTCAACCTCCTCAGAGGAAGTTACTGATTCCGATTCCGGCGAGCTTCGGGTGGGTTTCACGGTGGTTCCGGGTTTTATGATTGGAAAAAGTGTTATACAGAGCCAGGTTTACCTTTCTCCAGTGAGTTAGAATGCATATATTTGGTCTCAAAAGTCAAAGTAGGGTTCTTCACACACTCTGCCTcaaatttcctttctttttcttttactttcttaaATTTGTTTATGGTATGGTGCAATTACTTTGTAGCTTAAATTATTAGCAATATCAAGTGTATATTGTAATGAGTAATGAGTAATGTTTGGCAAGCTTTTGTTCTAGTAGCACTCAAGTCTCTTTAGATTACTATTCTGATTTTGATATAGGCCAAAGAAAGTTTTAATTGAGTAAATCCTAGTAGTGCTAAAACTATAGCTTATGCCAAAATAATGATTAAGCGGTTGGCGCCAAATAGAGGGAGGAGACATGATCATGATGGTGGCTAGGTGGTTGGGAAGGGAAGGTACATCGATTTATAAGAATGTTGCAGTTTGAGAGAATATTTTGATGATTGTTTTACTATCAATAATTAGTACAGCAATGTTAATTAGTGCATTAGGATTATATTAAACCAAAGAAAAGATAAATAGTGGTCTCACATATGAGTGAGGGTAGTTACTAGTTAGGAGGTTGGTTTTGTAGACAAAGACAAGTACCAATGTTTGGAAATGTCACATTCTTTTTTCAGGTGATGGGTTATAACTTGGAGGTTCTGATGTTTCTGACTATAGTTCACGGGATTGCTATCTAACATGCATTATTAGGACAAGTACTGCTATAACCTTTAGCTAATGTCTTTGTACAATCACAAGACCCAATCAACAATTTTTCTCATCTCATGTAATTCACAGGAAATAATAAATCACAACAATTTTTCTATGTTTGAACATAGGAATATTGTAGCTAATTAATTAACAAGAAGGCTTATGCTTAAAACCTTTCCTAGAACAGGTAAAGTGTATCTAACAATTCATAATTCTTTCCGAATTACCATTATTACCATAGTCAATTAACATGTTTGCTTAATGCTTACTCTCTAGTAAAGTTCAACTCCATGTGACAATCTGTTAGCTTGCAGTTTCTATTTGGGTTATAAAAGAGGGAGATAGAGATTCAAGTTGTTTATAATAAAGTGGCTTGCAATAAGAAGTTGACTGTTAGTTTGGAAAACATTGCCCCTCATGATGGCATGCACATGGACAGAGTATAGAGACAAAGAAAGGTTTGTACTTTGTAATGATAATGTATTTAAAACTCCATTCAAACCttgaatttatttaagaaaaagtataggtaaacaataaaaatattaaataatgtaaacaatagatatatcggatgtttattttactagtgtacggatggttattttaatattaaaatttagagaattaatTTGGAGatgtagtgtgtttttatttaattggtggttgttcatattgttcaacaaaATCATTGTCCCCCTAGCATTTCCCGTAATTATATATCTTCACAATGGAAAAGTATAG harbors:
- the LOC107619930 gene encoding uncharacterized protein LOC107619930 yields the protein METIGTKSVTKGRSNNKLSKTIQKVTSLNFASNNALFFLTTHETKAHHHQAKNKNELKKRFLKKQLNISSPQVTLMLAEVQEQQSLMKTFGITIQKLQSLVDTKDSEISSLKKQLHECTAFNKSLEKKLHSSGSLSKFESLHLSALNTTHFIHFLQHTLSSMKSFTKLMIKEMESSNWDLELAAKCIQPDAVFIKQRHQCYAFESFVNMTMFEGFNYQNFNVPSEPLQKHHNRNLYLENFKRHKSLNTKHYLSAHDPNSSFARFLKSKYLQVVHEKMECSFFGNLNHRKLLKLNNGGVPDSAFFVAFAEMAKRVWCLHCLALSLDEDVRIFQVKKNTRFSEAYMECEAEQVVSTSSEEVTDSDSGELRVGFTVVPGFMIGKSVIQSQVYLSPVS